A genomic segment from Muntiacus reevesi chromosome 15, mMunRee1.1, whole genome shotgun sequence encodes:
- the CCDC197 gene encoding uncharacterized protein CCDC197, with protein MPAARDAGQEAGPRDPGNKDRDLRVLSQELCQLQAKQRKLKRKVEKHKLFEDYLIRVLEKIPKGHNQGEEPEETPLAAMVEHYGKLFAVSQDIQKRLEAFFEMNQAIHKSLESLEEGHRTLIPCLRIRLCQLQRRCHRKQEQWQRLVERGVTHQKATGSGEVGSKEAMADHHSEDLKCGTLELPRNELLNYVQAAINDMAQQCCSSAQAVPRGLGLFSKLDLIQEFMLDKMETVRFVSLLTEPIVCWTANNPKAQGRRSYLRPFRKHSVSEDSTPRSLFASTQTSECFSLC; from the exons ATGCCGGCGGCCAGGGATGCAGGCCAGGAGGCTGGCCCGCGCGATCCCGGCAACAAGGACAGGGACCTGCGGGTGCTGTCCCAGGAACTTTGCCAACTCCAGGCCAA GCAGAGGAAGCTGAAGAGGAAGGTGGAGAAGCACAAGCTTTTTGAAGACTATCTCATCAGGGTCCTTGAGAAGATCCCCAAGG GCCATAACCAAGGGGAGGAGCCGGAGGAAACCCCGTTGGCGGCCATGGTGGAGCACTATGGGAAGCTCTTCGCAGTCAGCCAGGACATCCAGAAGCGTCTCGAGGCCTTCTTTGAGATGAACCAGGCCATCCACAAGAGTCTGGAGTCTTTAGAGGAGGGCCACCGAACTCTGATCCCG TGCCTCAGGATCCGGCTGTGCCAGCTACAGAGGAGGTGTCACCGCAAGCAGGAGCAGTGGCAGCGGCTGGTGGAGCGTGGCGTCACCCACCAGAAAGCCACCGGCAGCGGTGAG GTGGGAAGCAAGGAAGCCATGGCTGATCACCACTCTGAAGACCTGAAGTGCGGGACTCTAGAGCTGCCCCGA AATGAGCTGCTCAACTACGTGCAAGCAGCCATCAACGACATGGCCCAGCAGTGCTGCTCCTCTGCCCAGGCTGTGCCCAGGGGCCTGGGCCTCTTCTCCAAGCTCGACCTGATCCAG gaATTCATGTTGGACAAAATGGAGACGGTGAGATTCGTCTCACTGCTCACAGAACCCATCGTGTGCTGGACGGCAAATAATCCCAAGGCCCAGGGCCGCAGAAGCTACCTCAGACCCTTCCGGAAACATTCAGTGAGTGAAGACTCCACCCCCAGGAGCCTCTTCGCCAGCACCCAGACCTCAGAGTGCTTCAGCCTATGCTGA